One Aegilops tauschii subsp. strangulata cultivar AL8/78 chromosome 7, Aet v6.0, whole genome shotgun sequence genomic window carries:
- the LOC109781772 gene encoding putative ripening-related protein 6, which produces MANTSKVVAIFGVLVLLQVSCAAGRHVQVKDSGERVHDAPAVMSLTDFHTGPVACDGKSHSNDLLLASLTSAWYGGGIRCGKMIRIVTTRGVAVEAMVVEECDIEQGCGEHEISTSAAVWKALGVDVGIGELPVTWSDLD; this is translated from the coding sequence ATGGCGAACACCAGCAAGGTCGTGGCGATCTTCGGCGTCCTTGTTCTCCTGCAGGTGTCGTGCGCCGCCGGCCGCCACGTCCAGGTAAAGGACTCCGGTGAGCGTGTCCACGACGCCCCGGCGGTGATGTCGCTGACGGACTTCCACACCGGGCCAGTGGCGTGCGACGGCAAGTCCCACAGCAACGACCTCCTCCTGGCGTCGCTGACCTCGGCGTGGTACGGCGGGGGCATCCGGTGCGGCAAGATGATCCGCATCGTGACCACGCGCGGGGTCGCCGTGGAGGCCATGGTCGTGGAGGAGTGCGACATCGAGCAGGGCTGCGGCGAGCACGAGATCAGCACGTCGGCCGCCGTGTGGAAGGCCCTCGGGGTCGACGTCGGCATAGGCGAGTTGCCCGTCACCTGGTCGGATCTCGACTGA